In Miscanthus floridulus cultivar M001 chromosome 8, ASM1932011v1, whole genome shotgun sequence, the sequence caatcccaagagaaAGTCCCTACCACTCCTTGACTGGAGATccggcctgccagaggatctcGTTGAATTcatcgggcagcgtctcgcgtcaggccacgacgcgACGTCCTTCAGAttcgcttgctccccatggcgcgtCGCCGTCCTATTCGTGACCTTCGGGCCGCTCCTCCTGCTCCCGTTCGACCTTGACTCGGACCGCGTCGGTTTCTACTACGTCCCGGAGAAGAAAGTCTTGTCCAAGAAGCTGCCCGacgtgcgcggcaaggtggcgtgcggctcctcgtgtgggtggctggcgctcatggatAAGGCAGCGTCCatgacgctgctgaatccattcgccggtgcccgtaccccccgcgttgagctcccgccagcaAGCGAATACGTCGCGGCGGCGTCCTCATCGAAAGTTCAgaacgcgtgtctagggtccacgaccggtgggtcctccatcccaccaacggctatGGGGACGCGGATGCCACAgacagagccatcaagctagaagacatgagggacgtgttcttccgtgagatcgtgctctcggcgtCGCCTGACGTCGTCGACCGCgggtgcgtggccatggccatgcttgagtgctccacggaggtcgcgttctgccgggttggagtcgacaacgcatggacgctgctcgacaccaaactggagttctccaTGGGGCCCATCGTtcactgccaagacaagttcttgacGATCaactgcactggagaaatctccgtctgcaGTAGCAACGCCGACGGCGCTACTCCAACCAtgacgctgctgccatcgctgtcgccacctgcggggctctACCACCAtagctacctggaatcaaacggtgagctacacattgtgggtgccatggtgagcacatTCTATGAGACACAGAGCTTTACCTACAGCAGTGCGATCTataagtgcaacctccacgaccatACGTCGGAGTGGTCCaaggtgagggacatcggtgaccAGACAgtgttcgtgtctaaacatttcaatgaaagcttcagtggaacaagtgtatccaattataaggagaacaaaatctacatgtctaagtcattgtatggggatccatacgacttggtccatcgactggagatcgttgatattgctaccggcgcatccgaagtgaagcccgtctAGAAAAAGATGTAGGGTTtcgaggctctaggttggattcgacccaatctctggaagctctagagtttgtgagcctacgacgccgcgcactccgtgactgtgttaaattcataaactttgctttttggattaaatgtcactttaacattggtatttaatttaatagtattgttatcttatcgtacgatccgtgtgtttttagtataatatgttagttatcccgtagcaacgcatgggcacgctacctagtattaTTATTATAGTTTATGACTGAGTTCACAAATGcttggcttggtttctatctccaaataagtCATCAAATTGTATGTCCATGAA encodes:
- the LOC136468899 gene encoding uncharacterized protein, yielding MRDVFFREIVLSASPDVVDRGCVAMAMLECSTEVAFCRVGVDNAWTLLDTKLEFSMGPIVHCQDKFLTINCTGEISVCSSNADGATPTMTLLPSLSPPAGLYHHSYLESNGELHIVGAMVSTFYETQSFTYSSAIYKCNLHDHTSEWSKVRDIGDQTVFVSKHFNESFSGTSNVK